One genomic region from Cucumis melo cultivar AY chromosome 9, USDA_Cmelo_AY_1.0, whole genome shotgun sequence encodes:
- the LOC103501644 gene encoding WAT1-related protein At2g39510-like has translation MKKLSEVLKREGKAYLGVIAVRALDSGLIVIAKIALNHGMSPQVYTLYRYFVASIVIAPFCFFSYRKGPRPRMTWCILAKILLLGTVESVVITNTYFTGLKYVTPTFSTAMSNCIPALSFFFAWVFRMEKVDVRRFSSQAKILGTAVTVGGAMIMTFVEGPKLRFPWTHEHSTLYNHPSTPSSNVNNKDSFKGVILIIIAILGASVACIIQAIVLKSYPLGLVVTFMVCIVGVVEGTVVALAKEWNNPPVWSIHFDFQLLSFLYAGIAMSGFAYFIQGVVLETKGPVFLTIFFPLSTIIVAVISSFAVSEVLSLGKIVGAMVIIMGLYLVLWGKTKDHAIENKAARPIDDATPIA, from the exons ATGAAGAAGTTAAGTGAAGTTTTGAAGAGAGAGGGAAAGGCCTATTTAGGAGTTATTGCTGTAAGAGCTCTAGATTCTGGTTTGATTGTAATAGCAAAGATTGCATTGAACCATGGAATGAGTCCACAAGTTTATACACTCTATCGTTATTTTGTTGCTTCCATTGTCATTGCTCCATTTTGCTTCTTCTCTTATAG AAAAGGACCAAGACCACGCATGACTTGGTGCATCCTTGCAAAGATCCTATTGCTCGGCACTGTGGA GTCTGTGGTTATCACTAACACATATTTCACTGGTTTGAAATATGTAACTCCAACATTTTCCACTGCCATGTCCAATTGCATTCCTgccctttccttcttctttgctTGGGTTTTTAG GATGGAGAAGGTTGATGTAAGGAGATTTTCAAGTCAAGCAAAGATATTAGGAACAGCAGTGACAGTGGGAGGAGCAATGATAATGACGTTTGTAGAAGGACCAAAGTTGAGATTTCCTTGGACACATGAACATAGTACTCTCTATAATCACCCTTCAACACCATCCTCCAATGTTAATAATAAAGATTCTTTCAAGGGGGTCATTTTGATCATAATTGCTATTCTTGGCGCTTCTGTTGCATGCATTATCCAG GCAATTGTATTGAAATCATACCCACTGGGGTTGGTTGTAACATTTATGGTATGCATAGTGGGAGTTGTGGAAGGAACTGTGGTAGCCTTAGCAAAGGAATGGAACAACCCACCTGTCTGGTCTATTCATTTTGATTTTCAACTCTTGTCCTTCCTTTATGCt GGAATAGCAATGTCAGGGTTTGCATACTTCATTCAAGGAGTTGTACTGGAAACAAAGGGACCTGTGTTTTTGACAATATTTTTTCCTCTAAGTACCATTATAGTTGCAGTCATAAGCTCTTTTGCTGTCTCTGAGGTTCTGTCTTTGGGAAA GATTGTAGGAGCGATGGTCATAATAATGGGTCTTTATTTAGTTCTATGGGGCAAAACCAAAGACCATGCCATTGAGAATAAGGCAGCCAGACCAATTGATGATGCGACACCAATAGcatga